GTTGCATCAACTATCCTCTGACAGTAGAAAGGTTAAAGTAATCAATACAGGTAAAAGCATATTGTAAACCTCAAATCACAGCTAAGCTAGTGACAAAACAACAGACCGAATAATCTCatttagtatttaaaaaaaaaaaaacttacttgTATGAGAGGACTGGTGGGCTGACAAAGTACCTCAGAGCATCTTTAATCATGTCTTGCATCAGGTGGGTGCCAAACACTTTTTTATTATCTATCAGGAATGTAGTCTGGATTGatgggaaaaaatgaaatgtagtttcatttacttttttattaaatactccACAGTATCTAATATTTGCATAGGTTGTATCTACACGGATCACCAAAATAAAACCACAGGTACATTTGAAAGATTTAGGAAAGCAAGTATTCATCTACCTGAAGAAGAGATCTGGAGAGTACACAGGGAGACTGCTCACTGAATTCACAGAAGAAGTCCTGgtaaaaacatcaacaacaacaaaacacaatctTTAAGTTATCATAGAAGAAACTTTATAATTAGAGTCCGAGCACGAAACGTGCGAAGGctgtttgttattattattttgtccaatgaattgcctttttgaaAGTCTTAACATAGTCATAAATtcatgaaatttggcacacgtTGAAAAATAAGATATTTTATTGGTTTGGAACAGCTGTATACATGAAACTTGGTACACACGTGTAACATACAAAGACGGACAAAAATGTCCAGGGGCCCATCACcccaaacccaacaggaagtggTGATGTCGTGGCGGCACGCCACATTTCGATCATTCGCCACGAAACTGCTGTAACTCAAAAACGGATTGAACAAACTCTACCAGACTTGACAGGCATGATGAGAGTCTGGCTCTGAACAGATTGATATACCATTTGTCAGCGGTAGTTTGAGCGCCGCCTAGTTGGAACAGGAAATGCGCAGTAGCTTATAATCATTATCAAATCTAGATTAAATTTTAATAGGTGGTTCCAGTGTGCCATACTGTTAACTGGGATACTTCATCGCCACCTAGTGGGCACAGAAGGTGTTGGGCATGGCTCGATGGTGCCAGAGTGCGTGGGCTCTCTCAgtgctgcttgcagctttaatttcaATTTATATTTCCAACTGGACACACAAATCCCCTTTGGGGTTGTCTCAGGGAGGGCATCTGGTGCATAACTGAAACAGTCTAGCTTTTAGAAGAAACTTTCTAATGTCCTGAAAAGCTTGTTTATAATAAaacttaataaaaaataatgcatcaagacaaaccTCAGGAAATGTATTTACCAGTATGCCATGTAGGTTGGTGGTGTTGATCACGTCACAAACAGTCTTAATGCGCTCTATAAGCTTGCTGAAATACGCCACCATGTCCTCCCTCTTAATGATTTTGGCGTAGCGAGGAAAGGTGGGTGGCAGCAATCTTTGGTTGACTAAAGGCTCAAAGCCCATCATGATGGGGTGGTCTGCAGCAatcacaggggaaaaaaacaaacaaatcacaaCATAAATTAGAGACATTAACACAGgtcacatttgaaaaaaaaaatgtaactgaatCATCTTTAAGAACTTGCCAAAccaaagtaaatgaaaagaagttgatttttttcagttctGTGTGAGGAAAACTGTTAGTGTAGACAGGTTACATCCAGTGTGGACTGTGCTGTAACTTTAGGTAGCCATTAGGATGACTTAACTGGATGACTGGAGCCTCAGAATGATTATTTTATGctcaaattctttaattacCCATTTTTAAACATATCTTTTGCAGCTGTAGCTGAGCTGTTGGCTTGCAAATTGCAAAAAAAGCTAAACTTGTACTCCTCCACTTAACAGATTAAACGTGAATGTGCGTGCTACCTCCTTTAGTGGTGTCATTTTGTGACTGGATGCCATGCTGAATGCTGGAATGAATGGGGGATAACAGGTCAGCTGCCTGTGCCACGAGCTTCTGGGCCTCGCTCACTGAGCTGGTCTGataaagacacaaaacaaaacacttactAACAAGCCCCCTTATCAACAAAAGTATATATAGTTTGTAAATATCACAGTTATATATAAACATCAGGGTTTTTCTAACACATCAAAATTTCGTCCTCAGAAGAAAATCATCAGgattgttaaaaaacaaacttcctccattagtctttgttttgtttttaagatatTTTGCTTCATTTACTCAagcagaaaatatatttttgttcagaaataaaggaaaaatgttAGATAAGGTAACATTCTCATTACCTCAGCTACATGTGGACTACTTGTCTTTTCATGTGTAGTCACAGGAAAAACTCTGTTTATATGTAACGCGTGCAGTAAACAGAATCAGTCTCTATCTGCTGCTGGGCTTTTGTCGATATGTGCATTACCTCTTTCTTGGTAAAGGCGATCAGTGCAGTCAGTAGAAGGCGTGTGAACTTTATTCTATTGAATAGTGCCAGACACTGTTgatgctgaaaaaacaaagcatGGGAGAACATTGCAGAGCTATTAATacacctgttttttttaaaagactgcTCAGAAAAGTCCATTTTTGGGTctccttgtttttttccccttcctatCTTTATATAACTATATAAGTGAAAGAGCTGGAAATTCCAGAGCTGAGTCTTTAAGAGGTCATGTGAGTCCCACACTCTTTATTGACACAGAGATATAGCCGGTAGTGAGATATGACTCACAAGGTATAAATTACAAAGAAACACGAGATAATTTGTTCCTGGAGTTAAAGAAAATGCCtctagaaaaaaaactgttgcaAAAACTCAACACAAATGCGTGACTGATCTCACTTACCTCCAGCTCAACCTCCGGGTTTCGCTGCTCACCTTGTCGACTGCGCGTACTCTGACGGAGCACAAAATAGCCCAGAAACATTGCATGTCAGAAAAGCTTTTGCATTATCAGTGCTTCATTGAAATGGCAACGGCCTTTACTTAAAGCAATCAAGAATAATTACCTTAACTTTCCTCTGTAATTCATCTTCTACATCTTTCAGCATACCTGAAGGGATTAATACATCATGAGAGATGAATGATTACAGTGGTGTCTGCCTGTAATTGCTTTAGCTGTCTACACTGTAGTTGATGCTGCAGACTAAAGCCCAATCCCAATGTGTACACACTGGTTCATAAACTTGGATGTGTGTTTATGCTAAAACCACGAAGGCCTACTGTCAAAGTATCAAGTGTTCTTTGGCAGAGATTTTTAAACCTTGTTGCACGTCTACATTTCTGCAGATGCTGCCTGAGGGCATTACCCACAAAAAGTCCCAAACACACAATCCTAGACCTCAAACTGACTTGAATGTGTGCTCCTGTGCACTCGAATGGTATCATTTAGGTTGTTAAGagtttcatttttatgctttaGGTTGGAGATTGATATTGAGCCTTACTCAGTTATGACTGGAAGTCTTCATACCTGTCACCCGCAGATCTGTGACACTATTAGCCATCTTAAAGCCATAGGTCATGGCCTGGAAATCCTCCTGCATAAAGAAATATAAGATAAAAATCACCATTCAGACATATGACAGTTTTATAAATGGGCTACTACGAGAACAACTTTTCAAACAAATAGGTTTAAACAACACACATTTGCAATCAAACTAAAGCTCTTTGGGTCCTGAAATGCTACACTGAGCTCCATCTTTCAGATATCTCAATTTTTACACACAACTTAATCACAGCTTTTTCTTTCCCacctgggtttttttgtgttggTCCATGATTTTTACCTGCTATCTGTTCTGACTTTATGTCCACATTGAAACGTGCAGTACCACAGTAACCAAACATTTACTGACTGACAGCAGAAAACTGCTCACCTCTTCAAACACAGCAGCCTTGTTGACCTTTTCCCGGGAAATGTCACACACCTTCAGCAAGCCCAGGGCAAAAGCTTTGAGGGCTGGCTCCTCAATCAGGTCAGGGTTGTGAACATAGAGGCAGGTAAACACAGTCTGGGCCAGGGAGTGGCCCTCCAACCATGttatctatatatacacacatattagAAAACATAAACATGCATACATAAATATGTCTTGATCAGTGAGTCCGCAGTTTGAGTCATCGCTGGCTCGACCTATATCAGTAATCTCGCCAAAGCTTATTGTGTTTCTCAAATTTTACAAtctaataaagacaaaaatggCATAAAAACGTTAAAACAGCTACAAATACAGAATATAGATTAAGCTAATACTACTGCAGCAAACATTTTCTAATCCAGTCACATTTCAGAAAATCTGCAGTACAAAGGAATTACAGGGGGCAGCACATTACTTGAATATAACTTTCAAAATTTTGCCTTATAATAAGCAAAAGCTAACTAACCAAACAGCAGAAACAGGTGTCGATGATCCCGATGAGTTCAGGAAGACTGAGGTCTTTGACCTTGATGGCACCCTCCTGGAACAAAGAAAGAGCAAAATAAGGtggttaaatgtgttttatacacacaaacaaatgaaactAAGATCTGAAAAATTAAATCTAGGATTACATTACATCTCTGTCTGTATACTGTTTTCATTCCATGAAAAAGAGATCAGTACCTTAATAGCTTGCTCAAAATTGAGCACTTTCCTGTTGACCTGGTTTCCGATCATTCCCGCATCCATCTTAGGATCCATCATCTCTATAGCTGACATGGCTTCAAACAAGCCAAACCTGCATTAgaagtaaaacatttttgacctcTGTAACATTTTTTCTGTGTTCACTACATAAAAACACTGACAATATTTATGGACCGATCCAAAAATGAATGCAAATATCAACCCAATTAAATTCAAAGTCACTTGTGGCAAAAACATTAGAAGCTTTCATTATAATTACTCCGCACAGTCAATGTTTTGAACTATGACTTTGGGACATGAAAACTTTTTTAATTGAGGATCTGTCCAGCAGTAAGATGAAAAGGTTGTTTCTAATTTGAGGGACTCTTGAAAATTTGAATCTGCaaaaaagcactttggtgtactcACAGCTTGTCATGAAGCAACTCTCCAAGGTTCAAATCTGCATGAATAAAGGATGACAACAAGGAAGGAGAAACACGTCAGTCCCTTTTTTTAACTGCACACAGATGACccaccccaaacacacacacacacgcacacacacacacacacacacagtccttaCCTTTGCAGGCGCTTTTGAATTCATGTGTAATATCAACCCAGTTGGCGTTGTTCTTCATCTTTTCTGGGATACCCAGCCCCCAGCCagtgtcatcatcatcaactgCTGATTTCATCACCATGGTGACAGCTTAAGACACATAGATAaacattacattaaattaaCCATTGCATGCCAATGTAAAGCATTTTGCTAAGTCATCCATCCAATTGCCTAGCCAACTTAAAAGTTCAGGGAGGCGCTAACACAGAGATGCAAACAACCATAAACTCTACTTGCACAACTACACTTAAtgccaatttagaatcagcaATTAACATACGGTTTGTGGGAGGACACCAGAGCACCCACAGGAACCCCACAAAGACACATGGAggatatgaaaaaacaaacaaacacacacacacacacacacacacacacacacacacacacacacacacacacaaagctccaAATCTGCAATGTCTCCacactttttctttcctttactgaaaagaaagatttattttcctatataaaaacattttttctcatttttgtatttatttattattttaataacagATATAGCCATGCTTGTACCTGATGAATTCTAGCTCAAAGTTAGTACTAGGTCCTTGTTATAATTAGCTCAGCTAATGGCATAAGAGTTACACTTGATTAAGAGGTTTCTTATCTTATTAGGTTTTTTGTTTactagaaaaaagaaaactttcagTATTTCCTTCCTACAGTGAAATCCTATTTTCCTCAGGTCATAGGCTAACAAAATTCTAATTCTTGAGACAATGTAGGTTCAATATCCCTAGgattagtggggttaggttagcTGGTGTTTGATGTTTAGTGTgattgtgagtgtgaatggctgTCCGTCTCTCTGTGATaaccctgcaacagactggtgagctgtccagggtgtactctgcCTCTTACCCTACGGTAGCTGGGAAGGGTTCCAGCCCCCCACTACCATGATAAGGAGgggaagcaaatggatggatggatcttcAGGATGTATTTCCACTAACTACATGAGCAGAATCATCCACGTAAAGGATTCAGTTTCATGAGACACAGCCTGAGGCATGTCATTAATATAGATGGAAAAAAGTAATGAACCTAAAATAGATCCTGTTATACCATAAATAACATTTCCAA
This region of Pelmatolapia mariae isolate MD_Pm_ZW linkage group LG12, Pm_UMD_F_2, whole genome shotgun sequence genomic DNA includes:
- the naa35 gene encoding N-alpha-acetyltransferase 35, NatC auxiliary subunit; translation: MVMKSAVDDDDTGWGLGIPEKMKNNANWVDITHEFKSACKDLNLGELLHDKLFGLFEAMSAIEMMDPKMDAGMIGNQVNRKVLNFEQAIKEGAIKVKDLSLPELIGIIDTCFCCLITWLEGHSLAQTVFTCLYVHNPDLIEEPALKAFALGLLKVCDISREKVNKAAVFEEEDFQAMTYGFKMANSVTDLRVTGMLKDVEDELQRKVKSTRSRQGEQRNPEVELEHQQCLALFNRIKFTRLLLTALIAFTKKETSSVSEAQKLVAQAADLLSPIHSSIQHGIQSQNDTTKGDHPIMMGFEPLVNQRLLPPTFPRYAKIIKREDMVAYFSKLIERIKTVCDVINTTNLHGILDFFCEFSEQSPCVLSRSLLQTTFLIDNKKVFGTHLMQDMIKDALRYFVSPPVLSYKCCLFNNHQAKDYIDSFVTHCSRPFCSLIQIHGHNRARQRDKLGHILEEFATLQDEAEKVDAALHSLLMKLEPQRQHLACLGTWILYHNLRIMIQYLLSGFELELYSMHEYYYIYWYLSEFLYAWLMSTLSRADSSQMAEERILEEQLKGRSSKKTKKKKKVRPLSKEITMSQAYQNMCAGMYKTMVALDMDGKVRKPQFELDSEQVRYEHRFAPFNSVVTPPPVHYIQFKEMSDLKKYNPPPGSADLYLAASKHFQQAKLILENVPSPDPEVNRILKVAKPNIVVMKLLAGGHKKETKVLPEFDFSAHKYFPIVKII